Within Burkholderia cepacia GG4, the genomic segment GGTTGCGCGAGTTTCGCGACGGCCAGCTGTCGGTGATCGCGCTGCCGGCGTTTTCGCATGCGATCCTGCCCGGCGCATGCCGGCGCTTTCACCACGCGCATGCGGGCGTCAGCGTGTCGGTCGCGACGCAGGAGTCGCCGGTGCTCGAGGAATGGCTGACCGCGCAGCGCTACGATCTCGGGCTGACCGAGCACGACGTCGCGCCGGCCGGCACCGTGCTCACGCCGCTGCTGGAAGTCGACGAGGTCTGCGTGCTGCCCGACGGCCATCCGCTGCTCGCGCAGCACGCCATCGATCTCGCGGATCTTGCCGATCGCCCGTTCGTGAGCCTGTCGCTGAACGACCCGTACCGGATCCTGATCGACGAGGCGTTCGCGCAACTCGGCGTCGCGCCGCGTTCGGTGGTCGAGACGCCGTCGGCCGTGTCGGTGTGCGCGTTCGTGCGGCAGGGGCTCGGCGCCGCGATCGTCAATCCGCTGACCGCACTCGATTTCGTCGGGCGCGACCTGCACGTGCGGCCGCTCACGCGGTCGTTTCCGTACCGGGTCAGCGTGATCGTGCCCGAGCACCGGCCGAAGAGCCTGCTCGTCGACGCGTTCGCCGAGGCGCTGCGCGGTGAAGCGACAGCGATCCGCCGCCGGCTCGCTGCGCTGCCCCGCTAAAGGCGGCCGTATCATGGGCGTTTCGCCGCGCGCATCCGCAACTTCCACGGAACCCGTCATGACTGACGCTTCATCGTCCCTTGAACAACCGACCCTCATCGGCGAACGCATCGAACTGCGGCCGCTCGCGGCATCCGACCGGCAGCTGCTGCTCGATGCCGCGGCGGACGGCCAATTGTGGAACCTGAAGGTCACGGTCGTGCCGGGCGAGGACACGATCGACGCGTATCTCGACGCGGCGCTGCAGGGCCGCGCAGCCGGCACGGTGATGCCGTTCGTGATTGTCGAGCGTGCGTCCGGCCGCGTGATCGGCAGCACGCGTTTCTGGAAGATCGACCGCAAGAATCGCAAGCTCGAGATCGGTCATACGTGGCTGAGCGAGTCGGCGCAGCGCACGCGCGCGAATACCGAAGCGAAATGGCTGTTGCTCGCGTACGCGTTCGACACGCTGCGCTGCGTGCGCGTGCAATTCACGACCGACGAACTGAACGAGAAGTCCCGCGCGGCGATTCTGCGGCTCGGCGCGAAGCAGGAAGGGATCGTGCGTCACGAACGGATCATGCCCGACGGCCGCAAGCGCAACTCGGTGCGCTTCAGCATCATCGACGACGAATGGCCGGACATCCGCGAACGGTTGAAGGCGAAACTCGCGACCTGACGTCGATCGCGTATCGCGTGCGGGATGTGCGTCGCGCCGCCGGAAGGGGGCGGCGACGCGACGAGGGGGAAGCGGTGTGCCGCGCCACGCGCGGCAGTGCATCGCGTTACTGCGCCGATGCGAGGTGGTGACGCTGTGCGAGCTTCTGTGCGTCTGCGTAGTGTGCCTGCAGGATCGGCAGTGCCTGGCGTGCGACTTCCTTCAGCTTCGTGTCGCGGCCCGCGGCGATTTCGGCCTGGAACGCCGAGATCGTCTTCTGCTGGCCGGCGAGCGCGACCTGCTCGATATACGCCTTGTCGAACTCCGCGCC encodes:
- a CDS encoding LysR family transcriptional regulator, with the protein product MLTHRHIEVFRALMVTGSTTRAAEMLYTSQPTISRELARMEQVVGFALFERTHGRLRPTMAALTLFDDVRLAYVGLERIAATAARLREFRDGQLSVIALPAFSHAILPGACRRFHHAHAGVSVSVATQESPVLEEWLTAQRYDLGLTEHDVAPAGTVLTPLLEVDEVCVLPDGHPLLAQHAIDLADLADRPFVSLSLNDPYRILIDEAFAQLGVAPRSVVETPSAVSVCAFVRQGLGAAIVNPLTALDFVGRDLHVRPLTRSFPYRVSVIVPEHRPKSLLVDAFAEALRGEATAIRRRLAALPR
- a CDS encoding GNAT family N-acetyltransferase translates to MTDASSSLEQPTLIGERIELRPLAASDRQLLLDAAADGQLWNLKVTVVPGEDTIDAYLDAALQGRAAGTVMPFVIVERASGRVIGSTRFWKIDRKNRKLEIGHTWLSESAQRTRANTEAKWLLLAYAFDTLRCVRVQFTTDELNEKSRAAILRLGAKQEGIVRHERIMPDGRKRNSVRFSIIDDEWPDIRERLKAKLAT